A window of Longispora fulva contains these coding sequences:
- a CDS encoding ABC transporter transmembrane domain-containing protein, translating into MPVGVGGAARRAGAGAGWLSLVAVTAIGAGAARLALPWVLGLAVDGLVAGGNRSPRGLSWVGWAALAVAVVVACDLVGGYAGAASVADTTARLRRRLVRHVLDLGPGPARPFAPGDLVTRVSSGAASAAHAGPALVLLVAAVLPPAGSLVLLAVLDPWLAGAFLAGLGLVALVLRTFTRRTTEAARLYQEAQGRIAGRLAEALAGARTIAAAGTAHREETRVLGPLVELRRHGVRAWHVLAGTAAQGALVGPLVLVAVLATGGLALAAGRITAGDLFAAGQYAVQGAGLGGLTGLLGRLARARAGAARLEEVLTLTPATHGARDLPPGPGRLQFVDVTVRADTPPPPSASTRRDSAASRFAPSSTAPSGSGPSGAGPSGAGPSGVDSLVDRSSGPRMVLDGITVDVPGGSAVAVVGRSGAGKSVLAALAARLRDPDSGTVLLDGVPLPELRHSALRAAVASAFERPVLVGDTVADAVGMGRGPARVLAATHATSSHDFVTRLPRGYGTALADAPMSGGEAQRLGLARAWHAGRLLVLDDATSSLDMVTEMRISRTLTEDHGHRTRLIVTHRVSTAARADLVVWLEDGRVRGVGPHDALWSDPGYRAVFPT; encoded by the coding sequence ATGCCAGTGGGGGTCGGAGGTGCGGCTCGCAGGGCGGGAGCCGGTGCGGGCTGGCTGTCGCTGGTCGCGGTGACCGCGATCGGCGCGGGCGCCGCCCGGCTCGCGCTGCCCTGGGTTCTGGGTCTGGCGGTCGACGGCCTGGTCGCCGGCGGGAACAGGTCTCCGCGCGGACTGTCATGGGTCGGCTGGGCCGCGCTCGCCGTCGCGGTGGTCGTCGCCTGCGACCTCGTCGGCGGCTACGCCGGCGCGGCCTCCGTCGCCGACACCACGGCCAGGCTCCGCCGCCGCCTGGTCCGGCACGTCCTCGACCTCGGCCCCGGGCCGGCCCGGCCGTTCGCGCCCGGCGACCTGGTGACCCGGGTGTCCTCCGGCGCAGCCTCGGCCGCGCACGCCGGCCCCGCGCTCGTGCTGCTGGTCGCGGCCGTGCTGCCCCCGGCCGGCAGCCTCGTCCTCCTCGCCGTGCTCGACCCGTGGCTGGCCGGGGCGTTCCTCGCCGGGCTGGGCCTCGTCGCACTCGTCCTGCGCACGTTCACCCGGCGCACCACGGAGGCCGCCCGGCTCTACCAGGAGGCCCAGGGCCGGATCGCCGGCCGGCTCGCCGAAGCCCTCGCCGGGGCCCGCACGATCGCCGCGGCCGGCACCGCACACCGGGAGGAGACCCGGGTGCTGGGACCGTTGGTCGAGCTGCGCCGGCACGGGGTACGCGCCTGGCACGTCCTGGCCGGCACCGCTGCCCAGGGCGCGCTCGTCGGCCCCCTGGTCCTCGTCGCCGTCCTGGCCACCGGGGGCCTGGCCCTCGCCGCAGGCCGGATCACGGCGGGCGACCTGTTCGCCGCGGGCCAGTACGCCGTGCAGGGCGCCGGCCTCGGCGGGCTCACCGGACTCCTCGGCCGCCTGGCCCGGGCGCGGGCCGGGGCCGCCCGGCTGGAGGAGGTCCTCACGCTCACCCCGGCGACCCACGGCGCACGCGACCTGCCCCCCGGCCCGGGCCGCCTCCAGTTCGTCGACGTCACGGTGCGCGCGGACACCCCGCCCCCGCCGTCCGCGTCCACACGACGTGACTCCGCCGCGTCCCGCTTCGCGCCGTCCAGCACCGCGCCTTCGGGTTCCGGGCCGAGCGGGGCCGGGCCGAGCGGGGCCGGGCCGAGCGGGGTGGACTCGTTGGTGGACCGGTCGTCAGGGCCTCGGATGGTCCTCGACGGGATCACCGTGGACGTGCCCGGGGGCTCGGCCGTGGCGGTCGTCGGCCGGTCGGGGGCCGGCAAGTCGGTCCTGGCCGCGCTCGCCGCCCGGCTGCGCGACCCGGACTCCGGCACCGTGCTCCTCGACGGCGTGCCACTCCCCGAGCTGCGGCACTCCGCCCTGCGGGCGGCTGTCGCCAGCGCGTTCGAGCGGCCCGTCCTCGTCGGGGACACCGTCGCCGACGCCGTCGGCATGGGCCGTGGCCCGGCCCGGGTCCTCGCCGCGACCCACGCCACCAGTTCCCACGACTTCGTTACCCGGCTCCCCCGGGGCTACGGCACGGCGCTCGCCGACGCCCCGATGTCCGGCGGCGAGGCCCAGCGGCTCGGCCTGGCCCGGGCCTGGCACGCCGGCCGGCTCCTCGTCCTCGACGACGCGACGTCCAGCCTGGACATGGTCACCGAGATGCGGATCAGTCGGACGCTCACCGAGGACCACGGGCACCGTACCCGTCTGATCGTCACCCACCGCGTGTCCACGGCGGCCCGGGCGGATCTCGTCGTGTGGCTGGAGGACGGCCGGGTCCGGGGCGTCGGCCCGCATGACGCCCTGTGGTCGGACCCCGGCTACCGGGCGGTGTTCCCGACGTGA
- a CDS encoding SapB/AmfS family lanthipeptide, giving the protein MTLLDLQGLTTAPEHGHGGSNLSVALCGESGLSVLLCD; this is encoded by the coding sequence ATGACACTTCTCGACCTGCAGGGCCTGACCACCGCCCCCGAGCACGGCCACGGCGGCAGCAACCTGAGCGTCGCGCTGTGCGGCGAGAGCGGCCTCAGCGTGCTGCTCTGCGACTAG
- a CDS encoding response regulator transcription factor, which yields MLARERDLIVVAEVGRGEDLLTVALRERPEVVVLDIALPGTVEVDELCVTLCEELPDAGILVLVDRRTSAAIGPELTRLAPRVGFLATDSSPRQLVDGIRELARGKPVLDIDIAVAALSAENNPLTSREREVLRKAVDGAPAGEIAAELFLSTGTVRNYLSSAVSKTGGRNRIEAIRIAQDAGWV from the coding sequence ATGCTCGCCCGGGAGCGCGATCTGATCGTGGTGGCCGAGGTGGGGCGCGGCGAGGATCTTCTGACCGTCGCCCTCCGTGAGCGGCCCGAGGTCGTGGTGCTCGACATCGCGCTCCCCGGCACCGTCGAGGTCGACGAGCTGTGCGTGACGCTCTGCGAGGAGTTACCCGACGCCGGGATCCTCGTCCTGGTCGACCGGCGGACCTCGGCGGCCATCGGGCCCGAACTCACCCGGCTCGCGCCCCGGGTCGGCTTCCTCGCCACCGACTCCTCGCCCCGCCAGCTCGTGGACGGTATCCGGGAACTCGCCCGGGGCAAGCCGGTGCTCGACATCGACATCGCCGTCGCCGCCCTGTCCGCGGAGAACAACCCGCTGACCAGCCGGGAACGCGAGGTGCTCCGCAAGGCCGTGGACGGCGCGCCGGCCGGGGAGATCGCCGCGGAGCTGTTCCTGAGTACCGGCACGGTGCGCAACTACCTGTCCAGCGCGGTGTCGAAGACCGGCGGCCGCAACCGGATCGAGGCCATCCGGATCGCCCAGGACGCCGGCTGGGTCTGA
- a CDS encoding glycosyl hydrolase 2 galactose-binding domain-containing protein, with the protein MEPPSNHARLRLPLAAVVAVVLAGTGIVAGSPTRADASPTASVAIPAAPGSSTAIPGFLLQSSAKTGGTGAQISQPGYDTAGWYPVGARSTVLSGLLQNNKYPDPFYSTNMKNIPTADFTVPWWYRADLAVTDTSTRTYVNLSGVLSKADIFVNGTQVATSAQVVGAYTAHEFDLTALVRAGVNSIAIRVYPNDPNKDLSMGWIDWAQTPPDRNMGIVRDVRVHRGGAVALRGGHVVTALNPGLTRADLTVKAEVRNDSAAAVSATVAGSVAGAALTQTVALAAHETKTVTFGQVTVNNPGLWWPAGMGAQTLNDLTLTASVGGAVSDTYTERFGIRDVKAPLDGSGHRRYSVNGRPLLIKGGGWSPDLFLRWDAGYAADKLRYVLDLGLNTVRLEGHIEPDEFFAMADEMGILTLPGWECCDKWEGQVNGGEPGDTWTAADYVTAKDSMTAEARRLRDHPSVISFLIGSDFAPTATIEKNYVDALNAADWATPVVASAADRSAPITGASGMKMPGPYDWVPPGYWYNKREGGAFGFASETSAGPDVPTLDTLKRMMSSAELDTLWKNYNATQYHRSQSATFGTLKIFDNAITGRYGAPTSLDDYVRKAQLAQYENTRAQFESFGRNFTDASNPADGVIYWMLNSGWTSLHWQLFDYYLDQGGSYYGAKKAGEPLHVQYSYDNRQVVVVNSQPGAASGLTVKVDLFNPDGTNKFSQTATGLSVAGGGGKAAAVTVPASVTGLSTTYLARLLLTDASGHEVSRNVYWLSTKDDVIDWPNNDWYYVPTTSYADLKGLTGMAQAPVSATASSTVSGDTTTTSVTLKNTGTAKTPAFYLDAHLVGTGDKPVLPVKWSDNAVSLWPGEQTTLTATYRTADLHGAAPKVRVSGWNAATQTVPAGGGGDGQPPSTPGNLRATAVTGTSAALAWNASTDNVGVTGYDVLRDGSPIATVTGTTYTDPTLTAGTTYAYTVVARDAAGNSSPPTAPLSVTTPGTSTGRYEAENATLSQATVASNHLGYSGSGFVDYTNITGGWVQWTVTGGTSTLTLRYANGTTVNRPMTITVNGTVVATDVAFPGTGNWDTWASVTLNVPLPAGTSTVRATATTANGGPNADYLETS; encoded by the coding sequence GTGGAACCCCCCTCGAACCACGCCCGACTGCGACTCCCCCTCGCGGCCGTCGTCGCGGTGGTCCTCGCGGGAACCGGCATCGTCGCCGGCTCCCCCACCCGCGCCGACGCGTCCCCCACCGCGTCGGTCGCCATTCCCGCCGCCCCCGGCAGCAGCACCGCGATCCCCGGTTTCCTGCTTCAGTCCTCGGCGAAGACGGGCGGCACCGGTGCCCAGATCTCCCAGCCCGGGTACGACACCGCCGGCTGGTACCCGGTCGGCGCGCGGTCGACCGTGCTTTCCGGGTTGTTGCAGAACAACAAGTACCCCGACCCGTTCTACTCGACGAACATGAAGAACATCCCGACGGCGGACTTCACGGTGCCGTGGTGGTACCGGGCGGACCTCGCCGTCACGGACACCTCGACGCGCACCTACGTGAACCTCTCCGGAGTGCTGTCCAAGGCGGACATCTTCGTCAACGGCACCCAGGTGGCCACCAGCGCGCAGGTCGTTGGCGCGTACACGGCGCACGAGTTCGACCTGACCGCGCTCGTGCGCGCGGGGGTGAACAGCATCGCGATCCGGGTCTACCCGAACGACCCCAACAAGGACCTGTCCATGGGGTGGATCGACTGGGCCCAGACCCCGCCGGACAGGAACATGGGCATCGTCCGCGACGTCCGGGTGCACCGGGGCGGGGCGGTCGCGCTGCGCGGCGGGCACGTTGTCACCGCCCTCAACCCGGGCCTGACCCGGGCCGACCTGACCGTGAAGGCCGAGGTCCGCAACGACTCGGCGGCGGCGGTCAGCGCGACAGTGGCCGGTTCCGTGGCGGGAGCCGCGCTCACCCAGACCGTGGCCCTCGCCGCGCACGAGACGAAGACGGTCACGTTCGGGCAGGTCACGGTGAACAACCCGGGGCTGTGGTGGCCGGCGGGGATGGGCGCGCAGACCCTCAACGACCTGACGCTGACCGCGAGCGTCGGGGGCGCCGTCTCCGACACGTACACGGAGAGGTTCGGGATCCGCGACGTCAAGGCACCCCTGGACGGCAGCGGGCACCGGCGCTACAGCGTCAACGGCAGGCCGCTGCTGATCAAGGGCGGCGGCTGGTCGCCGGACCTGTTCCTGCGCTGGGACGCCGGCTACGCCGCCGACAAGCTGCGCTACGTCCTCGACCTCGGCCTGAACACGGTGCGCCTCGAGGGGCACATCGAGCCGGACGAGTTCTTCGCGATGGCCGACGAGATGGGCATCCTCACCCTGCCCGGCTGGGAGTGCTGCGACAAGTGGGAGGGCCAGGTCAACGGCGGCGAACCCGGCGACACCTGGACCGCCGCCGACTACGTCACGGCCAAGGACTCGATGACGGCCGAGGCGCGCCGGCTGCGGGATCACCCGAGCGTGATCTCGTTCCTGATCGGCAGCGACTTCGCCCCGACGGCGACGATCGAGAAGAACTACGTGGACGCGCTCAACGCCGCCGACTGGGCCACCCCGGTCGTCGCGTCGGCCGCTGACCGGTCCGCCCCGATCACGGGCGCGTCGGGGATGAAGATGCCGGGTCCGTACGACTGGGTGCCGCCGGGGTACTGGTACAACAAGCGCGAGGGCGGGGCCTTCGGGTTCGCCTCGGAGACCAGCGCGGGGCCGGACGTGCCAACCCTGGACACGTTGAAGCGGATGATGTCGTCCGCCGAGCTGGACACGCTGTGGAAGAACTACAACGCGACGCAGTACCACCGGTCGCAGTCGGCCACCTTCGGCACCCTGAAGATCTTCGACAACGCGATCACGGGGCGCTACGGGGCCCCGACCAGCCTGGACGACTACGTCCGCAAGGCGCAGCTCGCGCAGTACGAGAACACCCGCGCGCAGTTCGAGTCGTTCGGCCGGAACTTCACCGACGCGTCGAACCCGGCCGACGGGGTCATCTACTGGATGCTCAACAGCGGCTGGACGTCGCTGCACTGGCAGCTGTTCGACTACTACCTCGACCAGGGCGGCTCCTACTATGGGGCCAAGAAGGCGGGAGAGCCGCTGCACGTGCAGTACTCCTATGACAACCGGCAGGTCGTGGTCGTCAACTCCCAGCCGGGAGCCGCGTCGGGTCTGACCGTGAAGGTGGACCTGTTCAACCCGGACGGGACGAACAAGTTCTCCCAGACCGCGACGGGGCTCTCCGTGGCCGGTGGCGGCGGGAAGGCCGCGGCGGTGACCGTGCCGGCATCGGTGACCGGGCTCTCGACCACCTACCTGGCCCGGTTGCTGCTGACCGACGCCAGCGGCCACGAGGTCAGCCGCAACGTGTACTGGCTGTCGACGAAGGACGACGTCATCGACTGGCCCAACAACGACTGGTACTACGTCCCCACCACCTCCTACGCCGACCTCAAGGGCCTGACCGGCATGGCGCAGGCCCCGGTGTCGGCGACCGCGTCCTCCACGGTCAGCGGCGACACCACCACGACGTCGGTGACGTTGAAGAACACCGGCACGGCGAAGACGCCGGCGTTCTACCTCGACGCGCACCTGGTCGGGACGGGCGACAAGCCGGTGCTGCCGGTGAAGTGGTCCGACAACGCCGTCAGCCTGTGGCCGGGCGAGCAGACGACGCTGACCGCGACGTACCGGACGGCGGACCTGCACGGGGCCGCGCCGAAGGTCCGGGTGTCCGGCTGGAACGCGGCCACCCAGACCGTGCCGGCCGGCGGCGGGGGCGACGGCCAGCCGCCGTCCACGCCGGGCAACCTGCGCGCCACGGCGGTCACGGGCACCAGCGCGGCGCTGGCGTGGAACGCGTCCACCGACAACGTGGGCGTGACCGGGTACGACGTGCTGCGCGACGGCAGCCCGATCGCCACGGTGACCGGCACGACGTACACGGACCCGACCCTGACGGCAGGTACCACCTACGCCTACACCGTCGTGGCCCGCGACGCGGCGGGCAACTCCTCGCCGCCGACCGCTCCCCTGTCGGTGACCACGCCGGGCACGTCGACCGGCCGGTACGAGGCGGAGAACGCGACCCTCTCGCAAGCCACGGTGGCCAGCAACCACCTCGGCTACTCCGGCTCCGGATTCGTGGACTACACGAACATCACCGGCGGCTGGGTGCAGTGGACCGTCACGGGAGGCACCTCGACACTCACCCTGCGCTACGCCAACGGCACCACGGTCAACCGCCCGATGACCATCACGGTCAACGGGACCGTGGTCGCCACCGACGTGGCATTCCCCGGCACCGGCAATTGGGACACCTGGGCCTCGGTGACCCTGAACGTGCCACTGCCGGCCGGCACCAGCACCGTGCGCGCGACGGCGACCACGGCCAACGGCGGTCCGAACGCGGACTACCTCGAAACATCCTGA
- a CDS encoding ATP-binding cassette domain-containing protein — MRREVRYALAALRRRPTAAFLAWSVPEAVPAALSGLAVARAVDAGFLAGRPLVGLAWLAALLGAAGVGALGARQVYRRLGDLVEPFRDDLVRHVVRGALRRGVAGRPDDGAVARLTHQVEIVRDTYAGLVVVVRGFVVTAVGATVGLASTAPVVGVLVGPPFLLGLGAFLATLGVATGRQRAYVRSDERLAGAAGAVLAGLRDVTGVGAEDHAAALVGRPVAEQAAAELALARVGALRTLCLAVGGWGPLLVLLAAGPWLVGRGLTAGALLGALTYVLVGLQPALGALVNGLGGGGLRFVVTLGRILDAGHTSTPDSGSTPRPAGPGSVREGGIRLRGVTFAYGPHSEPVLRDLDLDIPEGDHLAVVGPSGIGKSTLAGLLCGLRAPDAGTVTALRTDQRVLIPQEAYVFTGTVGENLRYLRPDASAPLLDDAVAALGADALLARLGGYSALLSPASLSAGERQLLALVRAYLADAPVVVLDEATCHLDAEAERRAEEAFAARGGTVVVIAHRISSASRARRVLVLDGVTAAVGDHDTVLAASPLYRELLGHWRAGQTQPAP; from the coding sequence GTGAGGCGCGAGGTGCGGTACGCGCTAGCGGCGCTGCGGCGCCGGCCCACGGCGGCGTTCCTCGCCTGGTCGGTGCCCGAGGCGGTGCCCGCGGCCCTGTCCGGCCTGGCCGTGGCCCGGGCCGTGGACGCCGGTTTCCTCGCCGGCCGGCCGCTCGTCGGGCTCGCCTGGCTCGCCGCACTCCTGGGGGCCGCCGGGGTCGGCGCGCTCGGGGCCCGACAGGTGTACCGGCGGCTCGGGGACCTGGTCGAGCCGTTCCGCGACGACCTCGTCCGGCACGTGGTGCGCGGAGCGCTGCGCCGGGGCGTCGCCGGCCGCCCCGACGACGGGGCCGTGGCCCGGCTGACCCACCAGGTGGAGATCGTCCGCGACACGTACGCCGGCCTGGTCGTCGTCGTGCGCGGCTTCGTCGTCACCGCCGTGGGGGCGACCGTCGGCCTGGCCTCCACCGCGCCGGTGGTCGGGGTGCTGGTCGGGCCGCCGTTCCTGCTCGGACTCGGCGCGTTCCTGGCCACCCTGGGCGTGGCGACCGGCCGGCAGCGCGCGTACGTCCGTTCCGACGAGCGGCTGGCCGGCGCCGCCGGTGCCGTGCTCGCCGGGTTGCGCGACGTCACAGGGGTCGGCGCCGAGGACCACGCGGCGGCGCTGGTCGGCCGCCCGGTGGCCGAGCAGGCGGCGGCCGAGCTGGCGCTGGCCCGGGTCGGCGCGCTGCGGACCCTGTGTCTCGCCGTGGGCGGGTGGGGTCCGCTGCTGGTGCTGCTCGCGGCCGGGCCGTGGCTGGTGGGGCGGGGCCTGACGGCCGGCGCGCTGCTCGGCGCGCTGACGTACGTGCTGGTCGGGCTGCAGCCGGCGCTGGGCGCGCTGGTGAACGGGCTGGGCGGCGGCGGCCTGCGGTTCGTGGTCACCCTGGGCCGGATCCTGGACGCCGGCCACACGTCCACTCCGGACAGTGGGTCCACGCCGCGCCCGGCCGGCCCGGGTTCCGTGCGGGAGGGCGGGATCCGGCTGCGCGGCGTCACGTTCGCCTACGGGCCGCACTCCGAACCCGTGCTGCGCGACCTGGACCTCGACATCCCCGAGGGTGACCACCTCGCCGTCGTCGGCCCGAGCGGGATCGGGAAGTCCACGCTGGCCGGCCTGCTCTGCGGTCTGCGCGCCCCCGACGCCGGCACCGTCACGGCCTTGCGGACCGACCAGCGGGTCCTGATCCCCCAGGAGGCGTACGTCTTCACCGGCACCGTCGGGGAGAACCTGCGCTACCTGCGCCCCGACGCCAGCGCCCCCCTGCTCGACGACGCGGTGGCCGCGCTCGGCGCAGACGCGTTACTGGCCCGCCTCGGCGGCTACTCCGCCCTCCTGTCCCCCGCCAGCCTGTCCGCCGGGGAACGCCAGCTGCTCGCCCTGGTCCGGGCGTACCTGGCCGACGCGCCCGTCGTCGTCCTCGACGAGGCCACCTGCCACCTCGACGCGGAGGCGGAGCGCCGGGCGGAGGAGGCGTTCGCGGCGCGCGGCGGGACCGTGGTGGTGATCGCGCACCGGATCAGCTCCGCGTCGCGGGCCCGCCGGGTGCTGGTCCTCGACGGGGTGACCGCCGCGGTCGGGGACCACGACACGGTGCTGGCGGCGTCCCCGCTGTACCGCGAACTCCTCGGGCACTGGCGGGCCGGCCAGACCCAGCCGGCCCCCTGA
- a CDS encoding HelD family protein — protein MLYGHLDALRAGARERLASTLRYTPGGTPQNRSERDSASTLYSDQVVEFGALEQGLCFGRLDLDDGTVRHIGRIGLFDTEGAHEQLLMDWRAPAARSFYLATAAAPDGVRRRRHIRTQGRYVTELDDEVLDLAEAARDDAEVGITSEAALFAALDARRTGRMRDIVETIQAEQDVIIRSEMGGVLVVQGGPGTGKTAVALHRAAYLLYTHREQLSRHGVLIVGPNPTFLRYISQVLPSLAETGVLLRTPGGLFPGVTATAAEPARVAEVKGRLVMAEVLANAVADRQRVPDEPLELTYDHEPLWLDPVTCERARTRALGTGRPHNLARPTFVDDVLDALVRQAADRIGADPLGGDNLLGPADLVEIREELTADPEVAATLEELWPELTPERLLADFYADRDRIDIAAGDLLTSEERLSLYRARGAWTPADVALLDEAAELLGEEEPVESAARPAVDADYAEGVMDIALGSRSIDLEDELDPELLLVADVVNAGQLAERQEDVERLTAAQRAAADRTWAFGHIIVDEAQELSPMVWRLLMRRSPNRSMTLVGDVAQTGDLAGAASWQDALGGYVAERWRLAELTVSYRTPAEIMAVADDVLAVVDPSLAAPRPVRSVGIDPWVEQVEDLAGRIAALLAEEGAHGRVGVIVPEGRPELRKVGVHDQVLTVRDAKGLEFDSVLIVDPQAILDESPRGHNDLYVALTRSTRRLGVLCPGEVPEVLRGLKPR, from the coding sequence ATGCTCTACGGTCACCTCGACGCCCTGCGCGCCGGGGCACGGGAGCGACTGGCCTCCACCCTGCGCTACACCCCCGGCGGCACCCCGCAGAACCGGTCCGAGCGCGACTCCGCCAGCACGCTCTACTCCGACCAGGTGGTCGAGTTCGGCGCGCTGGAGCAAGGGTTGTGCTTCGGCCGACTCGACCTCGACGACGGCACGGTCCGGCACATCGGCCGGATCGGGCTGTTCGACACCGAGGGCGCCCACGAGCAGCTCCTGATGGACTGGCGCGCCCCGGCCGCCCGGTCGTTCTACCTGGCCACGGCCGCCGCGCCCGACGGTGTCCGCCGCCGCCGGCACATCCGGACCCAGGGCCGGTACGTCACGGAGCTCGACGACGAGGTGCTGGACCTCGCGGAGGCGGCCCGCGACGACGCCGAGGTGGGCATCACGAGCGAGGCGGCGCTGTTCGCGGCCCTGGACGCCCGGCGGACCGGCCGGATGCGCGACATCGTGGAGACCATCCAGGCCGAGCAGGACGTGATCATCCGCTCCGAGATGGGCGGGGTCCTCGTCGTGCAGGGCGGCCCGGGCACGGGCAAGACGGCCGTCGCGCTGCACCGGGCCGCCTACCTGCTCTACACGCACCGCGAGCAGCTGTCACGGCACGGGGTGCTGATCGTGGGGCCGAACCCGACGTTCCTGCGGTACATCTCCCAGGTGCTGCCGTCGTTGGCGGAGACGGGCGTGCTGCTGCGTACCCCCGGCGGCCTGTTCCCCGGGGTGACCGCGACGGCGGCCGAACCGGCGCGGGTCGCCGAGGTGAAGGGCCGGCTGGTGATGGCGGAGGTCCTCGCCAACGCCGTGGCCGACCGGCAGCGGGTGCCCGACGAGCCCCTCGAGCTCACCTACGACCACGAGCCGCTGTGGCTGGACCCGGTGACCTGCGAGCGGGCCCGCACCCGGGCACTGGGCACCGGCCGGCCGCACAACCTGGCCCGGCCCACGTTCGTCGACGACGTGCTCGACGCCCTGGTCCGCCAGGCCGCCGACCGCATCGGCGCGGACCCGCTCGGCGGGGACAACCTGCTCGGGCCCGCCGACCTGGTGGAGATCCGCGAGGAGCTGACCGCCGACCCCGAGGTGGCCGCGACCCTCGAGGAGCTGTGGCCGGAGCTGACCCCGGAGCGGCTGCTCGCCGACTTCTACGCCGACCGGGACCGGATCGACATCGCGGCCGGTGACCTGCTCACCTCCGAAGAGCGCCTCTCGTTGTACCGGGCCCGGGGCGCCTGGACCCCGGCGGACGTCGCGCTGCTGGACGAGGCCGCCGAGCTGCTCGGCGAGGAGGAGCCCGTCGAGTCCGCGGCCCGACCGGCCGTCGACGCCGACTACGCCGAGGGCGTCATGGATATCGCCTTGGGTTCGCGGTCGATCGACCTGGAGGACGAGCTGGACCCGGAGCTGCTGCTCGTCGCCGACGTCGTCAACGCCGGGCAGCTCGCCGAGCGCCAGGAGGACGTCGAACGGCTGACGGCCGCCCAGCGCGCGGCGGCCGACCGGACGTGGGCGTTCGGGCACATCATCGTGGACGAGGCGCAGGAGCTGTCGCCGATGGTCTGGCGGCTGCTGATGCGCCGCAGCCCGAACCGGTCGATGACCCTGGTCGGGGACGTGGCGCAGACCGGTGACCTGGCCGGGGCCGCGTCCTGGCAGGACGCGTTGGGCGGCTACGTCGCCGAGCGGTGGCGCCTCGCGGAGCTCACGGTCAGCTACCGCACCCCGGCGGAGATCATGGCGGTCGCCGACGACGTGCTCGCCGTCGTGGACCCGTCGTTGGCCGCGCCGCGCCCGGTGCGCTCGGTGGGGATCGACCCCTGGGTGGAGCAGGTCGAGGACCTGGCCGGCCGGATCGCGGCGCTGCTCGCCGAGGAGGGCGCGCACGGCCGGGTGGGCGTGATAGTGCCGGAGGGCCGGCCGGAGCTGCGGAAAGTCGGCGTGCACGACCAGGTGCTGACGGTCCGCGACGCCAAGGGCCTGGAGTTCGACTCAGTGCTGATCGTGGACCCGCAGGCGATCCTCGACGAGTCGCCCCGGGGTCACAACGACCTGTACGTGGCGTTGACCCGGTCGACGCGGCGGCTCGGGGTGCTGTGCCCGGGTGAGGTGCCCGAGGTGCTGCGGGGGCTGAAGCCGCGCTGA